The following are encoded together in the Longimicrobium sp. genome:
- a CDS encoding class I SAM-dependent methyltransferase, with protein sequence MRPSSPNVEERARRSRGTSGDAIYRLVAEAVSARHPGGGTLVDVGCGSGGLWPYLRGRFDRYVGVDAVRYDGFPAEGELRLADLDAGEVPLPAGSADVVAAVETIEHLENPRAFVRALARLARPGGWVAVTTPNQLSLLSRATLLLRGEHNAFRDSSYPAHLTALLEVDLRRIAAECGLEEVAVAYTRNGRVPGTGRHYPGWISRLWPRGLSDNVLVIGRKPGG encoded by the coding sequence GTGAGACCGTCTTCCCCCAACGTCGAGGAGCGCGCCCGCCGCAGCCGGGGCACGAGCGGCGACGCCATCTACCGTCTGGTGGCCGAGGCCGTCTCCGCGCGGCACCCGGGGGGCGGGACGCTGGTGGACGTGGGGTGCGGGAGCGGCGGCCTCTGGCCGTACCTGCGCGGGCGCTTCGACCGCTACGTGGGGGTCGACGCGGTGCGCTACGACGGCTTCCCGGCCGAGGGCGAGCTGCGCCTGGCGGACCTGGACGCGGGCGAGGTCCCGCTGCCCGCGGGCTCGGCGGACGTGGTGGCGGCGGTGGAGACGATCGAGCACCTGGAGAACCCGCGGGCGTTCGTGCGCGCGCTGGCGCGCCTGGCCCGGCCGGGCGGGTGGGTGGCGGTCACCACGCCCAACCAGCTCTCGCTGCTGAGCCGCGCCACGCTGCTGCTGCGCGGCGAGCACAACGCCTTCCGCGACTCGAGCTACCCGGCGCACCTCACCGCGCTGCTGGAGGTGGACCTCAGGCGCATCGCGGCGGAGTGCGGGCTGGAGGAGGTGGCCGTCGCCTACACGCGCAACGGCCGGGTCCCCGGGACCGGGCGGCACTACCCGGGGTGGATCTCGCGCCTGTGGCCGCGGGGGCTCTCCGACAACGTGCTGGTGATCGGGCGGAAGCCGGGCGGGTGA
- a CDS encoding glycosyltransferase family 4 protein, translating to MTMRVLHVYAGNLYGGVEAMLATLARRRALAPGLEPRFALFFEGRLARELREAGTPPEILGAARLSRPWTVLRARYRLARLLERSPVDVVVCHSTWSHAIAARHARRRGVPLVFWLHDAIGAPTRVDRLAMRAPPDLALCCSGFARDTLPALFPHAPSEVVYYPVPPPPPGLGSAREEVRRELGTAPDEVVVVQASRMEEWKGHATHLEALARLRDLPWRCWMAGGAQRPAEAAYAAGLRALAGRLGIADRVVFAGQRADVPRLLAAADVHCQPNHGPEPFGIAFVEALYAGLPVVAADSGGAREVVDPSCGVRVPPRDPRALADALGRLIADPGLRARLGAAGPARAAALCGPARQMGRLHAILAGVVKERAA from the coding sequence ATGACGATGCGCGTGCTGCACGTCTACGCGGGGAACCTGTACGGCGGCGTGGAGGCGATGCTCGCCACCCTCGCGCGCCGCCGGGCCCTGGCGCCGGGGCTGGAGCCCCGCTTCGCGCTCTTCTTCGAGGGCCGCCTCGCGCGCGAGCTGCGCGAGGCCGGGACGCCGCCCGAGATCCTGGGCGCCGCGCGGCTCAGCCGCCCGTGGACGGTGCTGCGCGCGCGCTACCGCCTCGCCCGGCTGCTGGAGCGGTCCCCGGTGGACGTCGTCGTCTGCCACTCGACCTGGAGCCACGCCATCGCCGCCCGGCACGCGCGGCGGCGGGGGGTGCCCCTGGTCTTCTGGCTCCACGACGCCATCGGCGCGCCGACGCGGGTGGACCGCCTGGCGATGCGCGCGCCGCCGGACCTGGCGCTCTGCTGCAGCGGCTTCGCGCGGGACACGCTGCCGGCGCTCTTCCCGCACGCGCCCTCGGAGGTGGTGTACTACCCCGTCCCGCCGCCGCCCCCCGGCCTCGGCTCCGCCCGCGAGGAGGTCCGCCGGGAGCTGGGGACCGCGCCCGACGAGGTCGTGGTGGTGCAGGCGAGCCGGATGGAGGAGTGGAAGGGCCACGCCACCCACCTGGAGGCGCTCGCCCGCCTGCGGGACCTCCCCTGGAGGTGCTGGATGGCGGGCGGCGCGCAGCGGCCGGCGGAAGCGGCGTACGCGGCCGGGCTGCGGGCGCTCGCCGGGCGGCTGGGGATCGCCGACCGGGTGGTGTTCGCCGGCCAGCGCGCCGACGTCCCCCGCCTGCTGGCCGCGGCCGACGTCCACTGCCAGCCGAACCACGGGCCGGAGCCGTTCGGGATCGCGTTCGTGGAGGCGCTGTACGCGGGCCTCCCGGTGGTGGCGGCCGACTCCGGCGGCGCGCGCGAGGTGGTCGACCCCTCCTGCGGCGTCCGGGTGCCGCCGCGCGACCCCCGGGCGCTCGCGGACGCGCTCGGGCGGCTGATCGCCGATCCCGGGCTGCGCGCCCGGCTCGGCGCCGCGGGCCCGGCGCGCGCGGCGGCGCTCTGCGGCCCCGCGCGGCAGATGGGGCGCCTGCACGCGATCCTGGCCGGCGTCGTGAAGGAGCGCGCCGCGTGA
- a CDS encoding glycosyltransferase family 4 protein, with product MKVAFLSASGQAGGAERVLLDLLASLGVAEPGWERHLVCPAEGPLSRAAAALGAHVHLLPFPPALARAGDAGGGPRLALAASLAAAAPGALGWARRLRRLLGRIGPDVVHTNGFKVHVLGALALPRGARLVWHVHDYVGGRRVMSSLMRRLAGRCSAALAVSASVRDDLRAACGAGLRVHVVRNAVDLARFAPAGPRLPLHERAGMAPEPPGTVAVGLVATLGVWKGHAVFLDAVSRLPPEPPVRAYVVGGAIYGTAGSEVDVAALRRRAAELGIADRVGFTGFVDDPAAAMRALDAVVHASTQPEPFGLVIAEAMACARPVVVSAAGGAAELVDDGRDALAVPPGDAAALAGAIRRLAQDAGLRARLGAAGRAKAEREFDRARLAAEVAPVYRSLPGR from the coding sequence GTGAAGGTCGCCTTCCTCTCGGCGTCGGGGCAGGCCGGCGGGGCCGAGCGCGTGCTGCTGGACCTGCTGGCGAGCCTGGGTGTCGCGGAGCCGGGGTGGGAGCGGCACCTGGTCTGCCCCGCCGAGGGGCCGCTCTCCCGCGCGGCCGCCGCGCTCGGCGCCCACGTCCACCTCCTGCCGTTCCCGCCCGCCCTGGCGCGCGCCGGTGACGCGGGCGGCGGACCGCGGCTCGCGCTGGCGGCGTCGCTCGCCGCGGCCGCGCCGGGGGCGCTCGGCTGGGCGCGCCGGCTGCGGCGCCTCCTCGGGCGGATCGGGCCGGACGTGGTCCACACCAACGGCTTCAAGGTGCACGTGCTGGGCGCGCTGGCGCTCCCCCGCGGGGCCCGGCTCGTCTGGCACGTGCACGACTACGTGGGCGGGCGCCGGGTGATGTCGTCGCTGATGCGCCGCCTGGCGGGCCGCTGCTCGGCGGCGCTCGCCGTCTCGGCCAGCGTGCGCGACGACCTGCGCGCGGCCTGCGGCGCCGGCCTGCGGGTGCACGTGGTGCGCAACGCCGTCGACCTGGCCCGCTTCGCGCCCGCCGGGCCGCGCCTGCCGCTGCACGAGCGGGCGGGGATGGCGCCGGAGCCGCCGGGGACGGTCGCGGTGGGCCTGGTGGCGACGCTGGGCGTCTGGAAGGGGCACGCGGTCTTCCTCGACGCGGTCTCGCGCCTCCCGCCGGAGCCGCCGGTGCGCGCCTACGTGGTGGGCGGGGCGATCTACGGCACGGCGGGGAGCGAGGTGGACGTCGCAGCGCTGCGGCGGCGGGCGGCGGAGCTGGGGATCGCGGACCGCGTCGGCTTCACCGGCTTCGTGGACGACCCGGCGGCGGCGATGCGCGCGCTGGACGCGGTCGTCCACGCCAGCACGCAGCCCGAGCCGTTCGGCCTGGTGATCGCGGAGGCGATGGCGTGCGCGCGGCCCGTCGTCGTCAGCGCGGCGGGGGGCGCGGCGGAGCTGGTGGACGACGGCCGCGATGCGCTGGCGGTGCCGCCGGGCGACGCGGCGGCGCTCGCCGGGGCGATCCGGCGCCTGGCGCAGGACGCGGGGCTGCGGGCGCGCCTGGGCGCGGCGGGGCGGGCGAAGGCGGAGCGGGAGTTCGACCGCGCGCGCCTGGCCGCCGAGGTGGCGCCCGTCTACCGCTCGCTGCCGGGGCGATGA
- a CDS encoding MraY family glycosyltransferase, with protein sequence MADLAIAFLLSALTALLVTPAVVRFSVARGVYGHARVKAGVQRRPVPRLGGVAVCIAMSAGVLTSAPLAAPDLQPSPESLRFFGGVLVAGWLLFAAGLVDDLRDLRPVYKLLAQCLAALAAWAFGFRIEQLSVGGAAVELGLLSLPLTLLWVVGVTNAFNLIDGLDGLATGIALVALSTTCAVSAILGNAEVAVVCAALAGALLGFLRYNVRPARIFLGDSGSLFVGFMLAVLSVHGSTKSAAAVLAVVPVLVLALPLLDTLLAILRRWLRGRPIFGADERHLHHRLVAIGLTHTRAVVLLFLVAAGLAMVGVVLAFAPPGIVAATAVAGAAACTALLMFGIKRLGYHEFVEAGVVVTSGVGRVRRSIRDQIHARDVAHVIALAESVEALRAILSDNAEELGFVDLAFCRESSPDGGRDGLPAARAARAWKVEFPVPGPGADPWVLRGWCDPADPAATHAPGRTLHTLAGAVGAWLARGLAGAPEPSPAEPASAEPAPAGTVPAAAVASLQGAA encoded by the coding sequence GTGGCCGACCTCGCGATCGCCTTCCTGCTGTCCGCGCTCACGGCGCTGCTGGTGACCCCGGCGGTGGTCCGGTTCTCGGTCGCGCGCGGCGTCTACGGGCACGCGCGGGTGAAGGCGGGGGTGCAGCGCAGGCCGGTGCCGCGCCTGGGCGGGGTGGCGGTGTGCATCGCCATGTCGGCGGGGGTGCTGACGTCGGCGCCGCTGGCCGCGCCCGACCTGCAGCCGAGCCCCGAGTCGCTGCGCTTCTTCGGCGGGGTGCTGGTGGCGGGGTGGCTCCTCTTCGCCGCGGGGCTGGTGGACGACCTGCGCGACCTGCGCCCCGTCTACAAGCTGCTGGCGCAGTGCCTGGCCGCGCTGGCGGCGTGGGCGTTCGGCTTCCGCATCGAGCAGCTGAGCGTGGGCGGGGCGGCGGTGGAGCTGGGGCTCCTCTCGCTCCCGCTCACCCTGCTCTGGGTGGTGGGCGTCACCAACGCCTTCAACCTGATCGACGGGCTGGACGGCCTGGCCACGGGGATCGCGCTGGTGGCGCTCTCCACCACCTGCGCGGTCTCGGCCATCCTGGGCAACGCCGAGGTGGCCGTGGTCTGCGCGGCGCTGGCCGGGGCGCTACTGGGCTTCCTGCGCTACAACGTGCGCCCCGCGCGCATCTTCCTGGGCGACTCGGGGAGCCTGTTCGTGGGCTTCATGCTGGCGGTGCTCTCGGTGCACGGCTCCACCAAGAGCGCGGCGGCCGTGCTGGCCGTGGTCCCCGTCCTGGTCCTCGCCCTCCCGCTCCTCGACACGCTGCTGGCCATCCTGCGCCGCTGGCTGCGCGGGCGCCCGATCTTCGGGGCCGACGAGCGGCACCTGCACCACCGGCTGGTGGCGATCGGGCTCACCCACACGCGCGCCGTGGTGCTCCTCTTCCTGGTGGCGGCGGGGCTGGCGATGGTGGGCGTGGTGCTGGCCTTCGCGCCGCCCGGGATCGTGGCCGCCACGGCGGTGGCCGGGGCGGCGGCGTGCACGGCGCTGCTGATGTTTGGGATCAAGCGCCTGGGCTACCACGAGTTCGTGGAGGCGGGCGTGGTGGTGACCTCGGGGGTGGGGCGCGTGCGGCGCAGCATCCGCGACCAGATCCACGCCCGCGACGTGGCGCACGTGATCGCGCTGGCCGAGAGCGTGGAGGCCCTGCGCGCCATCCTGTCCGACAACGCCGAGGAGCTGGGCTTCGTGGACCTGGCCTTCTGCCGCGAGAGCTCGCCCGACGGCGGGCGCGACGGGCTTCCCGCCGCCCGGGCGGCGCGGGCCTGGAAGGTGGAGTTCCCCGTCCCCGGCCCCGGGGCGGACCCCTGGGTGCTGCGCGGCTGGTGCGACCCGGCGGACCCGGCCGCCACCCACGCGCCCGGCCGCACGCTGCACACCTTGGCCGGCGCGGTGGGCGCCTGGCTCGCCAGGGGTCTCGCCGGCGCGCCGGAGCCCTCCCCGGCCGAACCGGCGTCGGCCGAGCCGGCGCCCGCCGGGACGGTGCCCGCGGCGGCGGTGGCGTCGCTGCAGGGCGCGGCGTAG
- a CDS encoding ATPase domain-containing protein, producing the protein MHRDREPAEMVEGSNRSGDAGVDAAVRRTQKIPTGVDGLDRILEGGLPKREIYLVQGEPGTGKTTFGLQFLLAGRDLGETGLFITLTQREADLQDTAASHGWSLEGLHVHQLKGPGTAQGRMEDQALFPTGDVELTEVMGEVLEVFERVRPGRVVFDAIAELRLLANDPTRFQQQIFALRELFATSGATVVFLDTQPQSRGTREMEHIAHGVILLEHTLTRFGNAQRRLRVLKMRGMGYGEGLHDCRIQPGGFVVFPRLLPGEESTHEGKLLESGVEMLDNLVGGGLAEGTSCLFVGPSGAGKSSVATLYACAAAERGERSAAFLFEERPETFIRRSESLGMPVRSHLDSGMMLIRPINTAELSPGEFAERVRQQVQERGVRVVTIDSLTGYISAMPDEQMLLTQMHDLLHYLSGQGVLTILVVAQHGIVGSTLAGPIDVSYLADAVLLFRHFEANGEIRRAVSVFKKRYGDHEKMIRELLITGGGIQVGEPLRGFRGLLTGNPAVLDTAARRS; encoded by the coding sequence ATGCATCGCGACCGCGAACCCGCCGAGATGGTGGAAGGCTCGAATCGTTCCGGAGACGCCGGCGTCGATGCGGCGGTGAGGCGGACCCAGAAGATCCCCACCGGCGTGGATGGCCTGGACCGAATCCTCGAAGGGGGCCTGCCGAAGCGGGAGATCTACCTCGTCCAGGGCGAGCCCGGCACCGGCAAGACCACCTTCGGCCTCCAGTTCCTGCTCGCGGGCCGTGATCTGGGCGAGACCGGCCTCTTCATTACGCTCACGCAGCGCGAGGCAGACCTCCAGGACACCGCCGCGTCGCACGGGTGGTCCCTGGAGGGACTCCACGTCCATCAGCTCAAGGGGCCGGGTACCGCCCAGGGGCGCATGGAGGATCAGGCCCTCTTCCCGACGGGCGACGTCGAGCTCACGGAAGTCATGGGCGAGGTCCTGGAAGTGTTCGAGCGCGTTCGTCCCGGGCGGGTGGTGTTCGACGCCATCGCGGAGCTCCGCCTCCTCGCCAACGATCCCACGCGCTTCCAGCAACAGATCTTCGCCCTGAGGGAGCTGTTCGCCACCTCCGGCGCCACGGTGGTCTTCCTCGACACGCAGCCGCAGTCACGCGGAACGCGCGAGATGGAGCACATCGCCCACGGGGTCATCCTCCTCGAGCACACGTTGACGCGGTTCGGCAACGCGCAACGACGCCTCCGGGTGCTGAAGATGCGTGGGATGGGCTACGGCGAGGGGCTGCACGACTGCCGCATCCAGCCGGGCGGGTTCGTCGTCTTCCCGCGTCTGCTGCCGGGCGAGGAGAGCACCCACGAGGGGAAGCTGCTCGAAAGCGGCGTGGAGATGCTCGACAACCTGGTCGGCGGCGGGCTCGCCGAGGGGACCTCCTGCCTCTTCGTCGGCCCTTCCGGCGCGGGAAAGAGCTCGGTCGCCACCCTGTACGCCTGTGCGGCTGCCGAGCGGGGCGAGCGCTCGGCAGCCTTCCTCTTCGAAGAGCGGCCCGAAACCTTCATCCGCCGTTCCGAGAGCCTCGGGATGCCGGTCCGCTCCCACCTCGACTCGGGCATGATGCTGATCCGCCCGATCAATACCGCCGAGCTCTCGCCGGGCGAGTTCGCCGAGCGCGTGCGACAGCAGGTGCAGGAGCGCGGAGTGCGCGTGGTCACGATCGACAGCCTCACCGGCTATATCAGCGCGATGCCGGACGAGCAGATGCTCCTCACGCAGATGCACGACCTCCTCCACTACCTGAGCGGGCAGGGCGTGCTCACGATCCTGGTGGTCGCCCAGCACGGGATCGTCGGCTCCACCCTGGCCGGCCCGATCGACGTGAGCTACCTCGCGGACGCGGTGCTGCTCTTCCGCCACTTCGAGGCCAACGGCGAGATCCGGCGCGCGGTCTCCGTGTTCAAGAAGCGCTACGGCGATCACGAGAAGATGATCCGCGAGCTCCTGATCACCGGAGGTGGCATCCAGGTCGGCGAGCCGCTCCGCGGCTTCCGGGGTCTCCTCACCGGGAACCCCGCGGTCCTGGACACCGCGGCCAGGCGGTCGTGA